In Salarias fasciatus chromosome 2, fSalaFa1.1, whole genome shotgun sequence, one genomic interval encodes:
- the hdx gene encoding highly divergent homeobox, whose product MAAPFPSSSRMDAWPQRRGLQTMNLRSVFTAEQQRILERYYENGMTNQSKACFQLILQCAQEAKLDFSVVRTWVGNKRRKLASRVDQNGGVSHSLSSHGLAGGLLSNHTLAGGALSNHSLAVGGLLPAEMAAARNLQNRVHLLPPSSSFPSFSSASSSPSSSSPLSSSSINNNNNDVILTGIYSLNSVPRSRPRPAAPTSQSDSELSAHTSSSLINQVLQSRSGSTSSPVHSKLASLAQTLPSLTSASGPLVYTAVRKGAVSLGEAGISAGAAIVPHSWARQYGTAQPHPWSSASKPQAQLQPRPHSNPQPQPPAPQKNRAPAAAQNSGPSSEQTPRIQQVFTLTERGEADRLRPAAASPARNQEPRRRAPPPPDGGHNFSIAMETGDEEDEWQREEELANLAAQTHLHREQVSPGPARAEASAVRGSHTPPTNSSRPSLRHNNATLQGSYSVTAQTSLQAESSSQTPVGASAAPWLISNSRKRTLQDRTQFSDGDLIQLKRYWDRGMTSLGSVCREKITAAADQLSVDTEIVKTWISNRRRKYRLMGIEIPPPKGGPAVFTTSSPGNESPVALSPDEEQLRSPELGDDSNDGGSVCLSEDGTIDSQHRDGEDGTDVSAAAPLANNVKVEVIDEDEDVDDDDDADLVASDLEQMQNLLEFKHEEVQFLENELENQKQKYLELADFTKRLLSAVRNNDLERQQELMASLPQPSDQDWDMTVERGARPAAESAEASPVHDYSQTSGADPLQALDEDDVSLVAVNKDRTMEVTEPSASEEQLQDAEQE is encoded by the exons ATGGCTGCCCCGTTCCCCTCCAGTAGCAGAATGGATGCGTGGCCACAGAGGCGTGGCCTGCAGACT ATGAACCTGCGTTCGGTGTTTACGGCCGAGCAGCAGAGGATCCTGGAACGTTACTATGAGAATGGGATGACCAATCAAAGCAAGGCTTGCTTCCAGCTAATACTGCAGTGCGCTCAGGAGGCCAAACTGGACTTCAGCGTTGTCCGG ACATGGGTTGGCAACAAACGGCGTAAACTGGCCTCCAGAGTCGACCAGAACGGAGGCGTGTCTCATTCCCTGTCGAGCCACGGATTAGCCGGGGGGCTGCTCTCCAATCACACATTAGCTGGAGGCGCTCTGTCCAATCACAGCCTAGCGGTGGGGGGGCTGCTTCCTGCCGAAATGGCCGCAGCGCGCAACCTCCAGAATCGTGTACACCTTCTTCCTCCATCCTCGTCCTTCCCCTCGTTCTCCTCGGCATCCTCCTCTCCTtcgtcctcctctcccctcagcAGCAGTAGcatcaacaataacaataatgatgTGATCCTGACCGGAATTTACTCCCTGAACTCCGTCCCTCGCTCCCGACCTCGACCCGCGGCGCCGACGTCTCAGTCGGACTCCGAGCTCTCcgcacacacttcctcctctctgatcaACCAGGTGCTGCAGAGCAGGAGCGGCTCCACCTCCTCACCCGTCCACTCCAAGCTGGCATCCCTCGCTCAgaccctcccctccctcacctctGCCTCAGGGCCTTTAGTCTACACTGCAGTCAGGAAGGGCGCTGTGTCCCTGGGGGAGGCGGGGATCAGTGCAGGAGCAGCGATCGTACCTCACAGCTGGGCTAGACAGTACGGTACCGCGCAGCCGCACCCCTGGTCCTCTGCTTCAAAACCCCAGGCCCAGCTCCAGCCCAGACCTCACTCCAACCCCCAACCTCAGCCGCCTGCTCCACAGAAGAATCGGGCCCCCGCCGCTGCCCAGAACTCGGGCCCCTCCTCCGAGCAGACCCCTCGAATTCAGCAGGTCTTCACCTTGACTGAAAGGGGCGAGGCGGACCGACTCAGGCCGGCGGCGGCATCCCCCGCGAGAAACCAGGAGCCTCGCAGGAGGGCGCCTCCCCCTCCGGACGGCGGTCACAACTTCTCCATCGCCATGGAAACtggagatgaagaagatgagtggcaaagggaggaggagctggcaAACCTGGCTGCTCAGACACACCTCCACAGGGAGCAGGTGTCGCCCGGCCCGGCCAGGGCCGAAGCCTCTGCGGTGAGAGGAAGCCACACACCTCCAACCAACAGCTCCAGACCCTCGCTGCGGCACAACAACGCAACTCTTCAGGGCAGCTACTCAGTCACAGCACAGACCTCACTCCAGGCGGAGTCCAGCTCACAG ACACCAGTTGGTGCGTCTGCTGCCCCCTGGCTTATCAGCAACTCCAGGAAGAGAACT ctgcaggatCGGACCCAGTTCAGTGATGGCGATCTCATCCAGCTGAAGCGCTACTGGGACCGAGGCATGACCAGCCTGGGCTCGGTGTGCAGGGAGAAGATCACTGCCGCAGCCGACCAGCTCAGTGTCGACACTGAAATAGTCAAG ACATGGATCAGTAACAGACGGAGGAAGTACCGTCTCATGGGGATTGAGATCCCCCCACCCAAAGGTGGGCCTGCTGTATTCACCACCTCCTCTCCAGGGAACGAGTCGCCGGTGGCCCTCAGCCCCGACGAGGAGCAGCTCAGATCGCCCGAGCTTGGAGACGACTCGAATGATGGAGGGTCTGTGTGCCTTTctgagg ATGGCACCATCGATTCACAacacagagacggagaggaCGGAACAGATGTGtccgctgctgctccactggCCAACAATGTG AAGGTTGAAGTGATCGATGAGGACGAAGACGtcgatgatgatgacgatgctGATTTAGTGGCTTCGGACCTCGAGCAAATGCAGAACCTGCTTGAATTCAAG CACGAGGAGGTGCAGTTCTTGGAGAACGAGCTAgagaaccaaaaacaaaaatacctGGAGCTTGCAGACTTCACAAAGCGCCTGCTCAGCGCTGTGAGGAATAACGACCTGGAGCGACAGCAG GAACTCATGGCCAGTCTACCTCAGCCTtcagaccaggactgggacaTGACTGTGGAGAGGGGGGCTCGTCCCGCCGCCGAGTCGGCGGAGGCCTCCCCCGTCCACGACTACTCCCAGACGAGCGGCGCAGATCCACTGCAGGCCCTCGACGAGGACGACGTCTCGCTGGTCGCCGTAAACAAGGATCGCACAATGGAAGTTACTGAGCCCTCTGCatcagaggagcagctgcaaGACGCAGAACAAGAGTGA